The following is a genomic window from Rubeoparvulum massiliense.
CCATGCATTTTACATGTGAGAAATGTTTTGTTATCAAGCTGGACATATTTAAAAATCGGACTAGGGCCATAGGGCGTTTGGAAAACAAGCTGTGATGCTAGTACTTCCGTATCATCTCGTTCTAGATCCTCGGGAAAACTTAATGAAAGTGTGCTAGAACCACCAATAATGGCATATGGGGTTTTGGGTATCTGGTCTGCTGCTAAGATTGTCAAGATGGGTCACTCCTTCTCGTCGTTCTACTACTTCATCTGAGGAAAATGTAGTTGACGTAATGCTTCGAAGATTACAATGGCTGCTACATTGGATAAATTCAATGAGCGGGTCACATCATTCATAGGCAAGCGCACCACTTGGTGAGGGAACTGAGCAAGGATTTCTTTGGGAATTCCCTTGGTCTCTCTACCTAAAATTAAAAAATCTTCATCCTGATATTCAACTTCATGATAGTACCGATCATTGGCGAAGGTTTCAACAAAAAACATCCGATCCTTTTTATCATGATGAATCTCCATAAATTGCTCGAATGAATCATAGTAGGTAATATTTACAGCATACCAGTAATCGAGACCAGCACGCTTTAACATACGATCATCTGTAGAAAAACCCAATGGCTTTATAAGATGAAGATGAGTACCAGTACCTGCACATGTACGAGCAATATTGCCTGTGTTGGAGGGTATCTCAGGTTGGTATAGGACAATATGCAAAGCCACTCTCTAGGACTCCCTTCTTCAG
Proteins encoded in this region:
- the trmL gene encoding tRNA (uridine(34)/cytosine(34)/5-carboxymethylaminomethyluridine(34)-2'-O)-methyltransferase TrmL, encoding MALHIVLYQPEIPSNTGNIARTCAGTGTHLHLIKPLGFSTDDRMLKRAGLDYWYAVNITYYDSFEQFMEIHHDKKDRMFFVETFANDRYYHEVEYQDEDFLILGRETKGIPKEILAQFPHQVVRLPMNDVTRSLNLSNVAAIVIFEALRQLHFPQMK